One part of the Bradyrhizobium sp. CB1650 genome encodes these proteins:
- a CDS encoding (2Fe-2S)-binding protein, with product MAKISLIVNGNPVTANVDPRTLLVQFLRENLHLTGTHVGCDTSQCGACVVHLDGKAVKSCTTLAVMADGHEVKTIEGLAADGAPLHPMQEAFREHHGLQCGFCTPGMIMTAIDIVHRKGHELDDHTIREELEGNLCRCTGYQNIVASIAAGAKAMAKSDLA from the coding sequence ATGGCAAAAATCTCCCTCATCGTGAACGGCAATCCTGTCACGGCCAATGTCGATCCCCGCACGCTGCTGGTGCAGTTCCTGCGCGAGAATCTGCATCTGACGGGGACGCATGTCGGCTGCGACACCTCGCAGTGCGGTGCTTGCGTCGTGCATCTCGACGGCAAGGCCGTGAAGTCCTGCACCACGCTCGCCGTGATGGCCGACGGCCACGAGGTCAAGACCATCGAGGGGCTGGCCGCCGACGGTGCGCCGCTGCATCCGATGCAGGAGGCCTTCCGCGAGCACCATGGCTTGCAGTGCGGCTTCTGCACGCCGGGCATGATCATGACCGCGATCGACATCGTGCATCGCAAGGGCCATGAGCTCGACGACCACACCATCCGCGAGGAGCTGGAAGGCAACCTCTGCCGCTGCACCGGCTATCAGAACATCGTCGCCTCGATCGCCGCCGGCGCCAAGGCGATGGCGAAATCCGATCTCGCCTAA
- a CDS encoding carbon monoxide dehydrogenase subunit G, whose product MAMTMNGEVQLAASREAVWAKLNDPEVLKVCIPGCEELEKTDDGGFRAVAKMKVGPVSARFKGKVMLSDLDPPNGYKISGEGEGGVAGFAKGGAAVKLAEKDGGTLLSYDVEAQIGGKLAQLGQRLINGTAKKLADEFFANFAKAVQG is encoded by the coding sequence ATGGCCATGACAATGAACGGCGAAGTCCAGCTTGCGGCGTCGCGCGAGGCGGTGTGGGCCAAGCTCAATGACCCCGAGGTGTTGAAGGTCTGCATTCCCGGCTGCGAGGAGCTGGAGAAGACCGACGACGGCGGTTTTCGCGCGGTGGCCAAGATGAAGGTCGGCCCGGTATCGGCGCGCTTCAAGGGCAAGGTGATGCTCAGCGATCTCGACCCGCCGAACGGCTACAAGATCTCCGGCGAGGGCGAGGGCGGCGTGGCCGGCTTCGCCAAGGGCGGCGCGGCGGTGAAGCTCGCCGAGAAGGACGGCGGCACGCTTTTGTCCTACGACGTCGAGGCGCAGATCGGCGGCAAGTTGGCGCAGCTCGGACAGCGCCTGATCAACGGCACCGCCAAGAAGCTGGCCGACGAATTTTTCGCGAACTTTGCCAAGGCGGTACAGGGCTGA
- a CDS encoding XdhC family protein produces the protein MLDRDEDILKAAEDWQKAGRGVALATVVETWGSAPRPAGSSLVINDEGTFLGSVSGGCVEGAVVTEAMDVIESGKPKMLEFGVADETAWNVGLSCGGTIRVFVEKVG, from the coding sequence ATGCTCGATCGCGACGAGGATATCCTGAAGGCGGCGGAGGACTGGCAGAAGGCCGGCCGTGGCGTCGCGCTCGCCACCGTCGTGGAGACCTGGGGTTCGGCGCCGCGGCCCGCGGGCTCGAGCCTCGTCATCAACGACGAAGGCACGTTCTTAGGCTCAGTCTCCGGAGGCTGCGTCGAGGGCGCCGTGGTCACCGAGGCGATGGACGTGATCGAGAGCGGCAAGCCCAAGATGCTGGAGTTCGGCGTGGCGGACGAGACCGCCTGGAACGTGGGCCTGTCCTGCGGCGGCACCATCCGCGTCTTCGTCGAGAAGGTCGGCTAG
- a CDS encoding ATP-binding cassette domain-containing protein, translating to MSAEKILEVDQLTMRFGGIVAVHDLCLAAERRKITALIGPNGAGKTTVFNCITGFYKPTGGTIRLTHDDGKEVALERLNDFRIARQAKVARTFQNIRLFPGMTALENLMVAQHNALMRASGFTLLGLIGVPTYRSAEASAIELATEWLRRVNLLDRADDAAGNLAYGDQRRLEIARAMCTEPALLCLDEPAAGLNARESAALSELLLSIRNEQGTSILLIEHDMSVVMEISDHIVVMDHGVKIAEGSPREVRDDPKVIAAYLGTDEEEAMAVMESGS from the coding sequence ATGAGCGCCGAGAAGATCCTGGAGGTCGACCAGCTCACGATGCGCTTCGGCGGCATCGTCGCCGTGCACGACCTGTGCCTCGCGGCCGAGCGGCGCAAGATCACGGCGCTGATCGGGCCGAACGGCGCCGGCAAGACCACCGTGTTCAACTGCATCACCGGCTTCTACAAGCCGACCGGCGGCACCATCCGTCTCACCCATGACGACGGCAAAGAGGTCGCACTGGAGCGGCTGAACGATTTCCGCATCGCCAGGCAGGCCAAGGTCGCACGCACCTTCCAGAACATCCGCCTGTTTCCCGGCATGACGGCGCTGGAAAACCTGATGGTGGCGCAGCACAACGCACTGATGCGCGCCTCCGGCTTCACCTTGCTCGGCCTCATCGGCGTTCCCACTTACCGCAGCGCGGAAGCGAGCGCCATCGAGCTCGCCACCGAATGGCTGCGACGGGTCAACCTGCTCGATCGCGCCGACGATGCGGCCGGCAACCTCGCCTATGGCGACCAGCGCCGGCTCGAGATCGCGCGTGCGATGTGCACCGAGCCCGCGCTGTTGTGCCTGGACGAGCCCGCCGCCGGCCTCAATGCGCGCGAGAGCGCCGCCCTGAGCGAGCTCCTGCTGTCGATCCGCAACGAGCAAGGCACCTCGATCCTCCTGATCGAGCACGACATGTCGGTGGTGATGGAGATCTCCGACCACATCGTGGTGATGGACCACGGCGTGAAGATCGCGGAAGGCTCGCCCCGCGAGGTCCGGGACGATCCCAAGGTGATCGCCGCCTATCTCGGCACCGACGAGGAAGAGGCCATGGCCGTGATGGAGAGCGGATCGTGA
- a CDS encoding MoxR family ATPase, which translates to MTSAALPASVDAMLELLTSRGYLAERSLATVTYLALRLGRPLFLEGEAGVGKTEIAKVLSAALGRKLIRLQCYEGLDVSSAVYEWNSAAQMIAIRMAEAAGDTDREQLSSDIFADRYLIKRPLLQALEPDVAGPPVLLIDELDRADEAFEAYLLEILSDFQVTIPEFGTVKAPHPPIVIITSNRTREIHDALKRRCLYHWVDYPAAERELAIVKTRVPGISAKLSQQVVRFVQALRDQDFYKSPGVAETIDWATALSELDARSLTPQLVGDTLGALLKYQDDIVRMQGDTLQKVLKDATSEN; encoded by the coding sequence ATGACTTCAGCAGCCCTGCCGGCATCGGTCGATGCGATGCTCGAACTTCTGACTTCGCGCGGTTACCTCGCGGAGCGGTCGCTCGCCACCGTGACCTATCTCGCGCTGCGTCTCGGCCGGCCGCTGTTCCTCGAGGGCGAGGCCGGCGTCGGCAAGACCGAGATCGCAAAGGTGCTGTCGGCGGCGCTGGGGCGGAAGTTGATCCGCCTGCAGTGCTACGAGGGCCTCGACGTCTCCTCGGCCGTCTACGAGTGGAACAGCGCCGCGCAGATGATCGCGATCAGGATGGCGGAAGCCGCGGGCGACACCGATCGCGAGCAGCTCTCGAGCGACATCTTCGCCGACCGCTATCTGATCAAGCGGCCGCTGCTCCAGGCGCTGGAGCCGGACGTCGCCGGCCCGCCGGTGCTCCTCATCGACGAGCTCGATCGCGCCGACGAGGCGTTCGAGGCCTACCTGCTCGAAATCCTCAGCGACTTCCAGGTGACGATCCCCGAATTCGGCACCGTGAAGGCGCCGCATCCGCCGATCGTCATCATCACCTCCAACCGCACCCGCGAGATCCATGACGCGCTGAAGCGGCGCTGTCTCTATCACTGGGTCGACTACCCCGCGGCCGAGCGCGAGCTTGCGATCGTCAAGACGCGCGTGCCCGGCATCTCCGCAAAACTGTCGCAGCAGGTCGTGCGCTTCGTGCAGGCGCTGCGCGACCAGGATTTCTACAAGTCGCCGGGCGTCGCCGAGACCATCGACTGGGCCACCGCGCTGTCCGAGCTCGACGCCCGCTCGCTGACCCCGCAACTGGTCGGCGACACGCTGGGCGCGCTGCTCAAGTACCAGGACGACATCGTGCGGATGCAGGGCGACACCCTGCAGAAGGTGCTGAAGGACGCGACGAGCGAGAATTGA
- the livM gene encoding high-affinity branched-chain amino acid ABC transporter permease LivM, translating into MPAKPATGILSILKTAVINATVALVLFSLMIGIRTEAGSEGQLTYWTRFGELASLVAAVFGGSIVIELLRQWIGPSGAERLVPPAVQSGMALLGRFLAPALLIFALLVPVIFYNQRYILDLSILVLTYVMLGWGLNVVVGLAGLLDLGYVAFYAVGAYSYALLATNFGWSFWVCLPLAGTLAAFWGVLLGFPVLRLRGDYLAIVTLAFGEIIRLVIINWQSLTGGPNGVPGIPRPTLFGIPLDSSDDGLAAKLGIEYSPTHRIVFLFYLILAMALLTNWVTIRLRRLPIGRAWEALREDEVACRALGINTTTTKLTAFATGAMFGGFAGAFFATRQGFISPESFTFQESALVLAIVVLGGMGSQLGVALAALTMIGGFELFRGLETYRMLVFGMAMVLIMIWRPRGLIGHRAPTVYLTKAQAISSDLVKEGHG; encoded by the coding sequence ATGCCGGCCAAACCCGCAACGGGCATCCTCTCCATCCTCAAAACCGCAGTCATCAACGCAACCGTCGCGCTGGTGCTGTTCTCACTGATGATCGGCATCCGCACCGAGGCCGGCTCCGAAGGTCAGCTCACTTACTGGACGCGCTTCGGCGAGCTCGCCTCCCTCGTCGCTGCCGTGTTCGGCGGCTCGATCGTGATCGAATTGTTGCGGCAATGGATCGGCCCCAGCGGCGCCGAGAGACTCGTGCCGCCGGCGGTGCAAAGCGGAATGGCGTTACTCGGCCGCTTTCTCGCGCCGGCGCTTCTGATCTTCGCCCTGCTGGTGCCCGTGATCTTCTACAACCAGCGCTACATCCTCGACCTTTCGATCCTCGTCCTCACCTATGTGATGCTGGGCTGGGGCCTGAACGTCGTGGTCGGGCTCGCCGGCCTGCTCGATCTCGGCTACGTCGCCTTCTATGCGGTGGGCGCCTATTCCTACGCGCTGCTCGCCACCAATTTCGGCTGGTCGTTCTGGGTCTGCCTGCCGCTCGCCGGCACCCTCGCGGCCTTCTGGGGCGTGCTGCTCGGCTTCCCCGTGCTGCGCCTGCGCGGCGACTATCTCGCCATCGTGACGCTCGCCTTCGGCGAGATCATCCGCCTCGTCATCATCAACTGGCAGTCGCTGACCGGCGGGCCGAACGGCGTCCCCGGCATTCCGCGGCCCACGCTGTTCGGCATCCCGCTCGACAGCAGCGACGATGGGCTGGCCGCCAAGCTCGGCATCGAATACTCGCCGACCCACCGCATCGTCTTCCTGTTCTACCTGATCCTCGCGATGGCCCTGCTCACCAACTGGGTGACGATCCGTCTGCGCCGACTGCCGATCGGCCGCGCCTGGGAAGCGCTGCGCGAGGACGAGGTCGCCTGCCGCGCGCTCGGCATCAACACCACGACCACGAAGCTGACGGCGTTCGCCACGGGCGCGATGTTCGGCGGCTTTGCCGGCGCGTTCTTCGCCACGCGCCAGGGCTTCATCAGCCCGGAATCCTTCACCTTCCAGGAATCGGCACTGGTGCTCGCCATCGTCGTGCTCGGCGGCATGGGCTCCCAGCTCGGCGTCGCACTCGCCGCGCTCACCATGATCGGCGGGTTCGAGCTGTTCCGCGGGCTCGAAACCTACCGCATGCTGGTGTTCGGCATGGCGATGGTGCTGATCATGATCTGGCGGCCGCGCGGCCTGATAGGCCACCGCGCGCCGACGGTGTACCTGACCAAGGCGCAGGCGATCTCCTCCGACCTCGTCAAGGAAGGTCACGGATGA
- a CDS encoding 3-carboxy-cis,cis-muconate cycloisomerase, with protein MSTSLSPLLAPMLSSAAMRAVCDDRSTLQNMLEFEAALARAEAATSVIPAAAVAPIEAACKADTFDLAALAEAATRSGNLAIPLAKALTANVAKADSEAARYVHWGATSQDVIDTATMLTLRAGIDALDADLSRAIKGFAALARAHRSTAMVARTWLQHALPMPFGLKVAEYAASLARARCRLRHLRREGLALQFGGAAGTLAALGDKGLAVAERLAQELNLALPEAPWHTHRDRIAEAASRFAILAGSCGKIARDVSLMMQTDVAEAFEPAGEGRGGSSTMPHKRNPVAAASALGAATMAPQLAATILAAQVQDHERSAGPWHAEWPTLPQLMLVTSGALAAIVDIAEGLDVDAARMRSNLDATHGLIMAEAVSMALAEKVGKSNAHHLVETASKRAVAEKKHLREVLSADSQVTAHLTPQKIATLFEPMAYQGASQALIDRLLDSLDRE; from the coding sequence ATGAGCACATCCCTGTCCCCCCTGCTCGCGCCGATGCTGTCGAGCGCCGCCATGCGCGCCGTCTGCGACGATCGGTCTACCCTGCAGAACATGCTCGAATTCGAGGCCGCGCTGGCGCGGGCCGAAGCGGCCACAAGCGTGATTCCCGCGGCCGCGGTCGCTCCGATCGAAGCCGCCTGCAAGGCCGATACCTTCGACCTTGCGGCACTGGCGGAGGCCGCAACCAGGTCAGGGAATCTGGCGATTCCCCTGGCCAAGGCGCTGACCGCCAATGTCGCCAAGGCTGACAGCGAGGCTGCGCGCTATGTGCATTGGGGCGCGACCAGCCAGGACGTCATCGACACCGCCACCATGCTCACGCTGCGCGCCGGGATCGACGCGCTGGACGCCGACCTCAGCCGCGCGATCAAGGGCTTCGCCGCGCTGGCGCGCGCCCATCGCAGCACCGCCATGGTGGCGCGGACCTGGCTCCAGCACGCACTGCCGATGCCGTTCGGGCTCAAAGTTGCCGAATATGCCGCAAGCCTCGCCCGCGCGCGCTGCCGACTGAGGCATCTTCGCCGCGAGGGCCTCGCGCTGCAATTCGGCGGCGCCGCCGGCACGCTCGCAGCGCTCGGCGACAAAGGACTTGCCGTTGCCGAACGGCTCGCGCAGGAGCTGAATCTCGCTTTGCCCGAAGCGCCCTGGCACACCCATCGCGACCGGATCGCGGAGGCTGCTTCGCGCTTTGCGATTCTCGCCGGAAGTTGCGGCAAGATCGCCCGCGACGTCTCGCTGATGATGCAGACCGATGTCGCCGAAGCCTTCGAGCCCGCCGGCGAAGGACGCGGCGGCTCCTCCACCATGCCGCACAAGCGCAACCCGGTCGCCGCAGCAAGCGCGCTCGGTGCCGCGACCATGGCGCCGCAGCTCGCCGCGACGATTCTTGCCGCCCAGGTGCAGGATCACGAACGCAGTGCCGGCCCGTGGCACGCGGAATGGCCGACGCTGCCGCAACTGATGCTGGTGACCTCAGGCGCGCTCGCCGCCATCGTCGACATCGCCGAGGGCCTCGATGTCGACGCGGCCCGCATGCGCAGCAATCTCGATGCGACCCACGGCCTGATCATGGCGGAAGCGGTGTCGATGGCACTGGCCGAGAAAGTCGGCAAGAGCAACGCGCATCATCTCGTCGAGACCGCGAGCAAGCGCGCGGTCGCCGAGAAGAAGCATCTGCGCGAGGTGCTGTCAGCCGATTCGCAGGTCACTGCGCATCTTACCCCCCAGAAAATTGCGACATTGTTCGAGCCGATGGCCTATCAAGGAGCGTCGCAGGCCCTGATCGATCGCCTGCTCGACAGCCTCGATCGCGAATAG
- a CDS encoding VWA domain-containing protein — protein MAINHLAPDKTEQFADNIVGFARALRAAGMPVGPGAVIDAVNALQVIEIGSRADVFTTLEAIFVKRHEHALIFKQAFNLFFRASEEWKHMLDSVPLPDHAKKKPPPASRRVQEALSQPHMTETPQHQEQDLRLSVSDKEILQKKDFAQMSAAEITEALRAIERMRLPQAELLTRRHRPDPRGLRLDLRRTLRASLRTGGDIIDLHRLGRIEKPAPIVALLDISGSMSEYTRLFLHFLHAITDARKRVSVFLFGTRLTNVTRALRQRDPDEALASCSAAVEDWAGGTRIATSLHNFNKLWARRVLSQGAIVLLISDGLEREADSKLAFEMDRLHRSCRRLIWLNPLLRFGGFEAKAQGIKMMLPHVDEFRPVHNLSSIQELIKTLSQPLPPHHRSLIRSAA, from the coding sequence ATGGCCATCAACCATCTTGCGCCTGACAAGACCGAGCAATTCGCCGACAACATCGTCGGTTTCGCCCGGGCGCTGCGCGCCGCGGGCATGCCGGTCGGGCCGGGCGCAGTCATCGATGCCGTGAACGCGCTCCAGGTGATCGAGATCGGCAGCCGCGCCGACGTCTTCACCACGCTGGAGGCGATCTTCGTCAAGCGCCATGAACACGCGCTGATCTTCAAGCAGGCCTTCAACCTGTTCTTCCGCGCCTCGGAGGAGTGGAAGCACATGCTGGACTCGGTGCCGCTGCCCGATCACGCCAAGAAGAAGCCGCCGCCGGCCTCGCGCCGGGTGCAGGAGGCGCTATCGCAGCCGCACATGACGGAAACGCCGCAGCACCAGGAGCAGGATCTGCGCCTGTCGGTCTCCGACAAGGAAATCCTCCAGAAGAAGGATTTTGCGCAGATGAGCGCAGCGGAGATCACGGAAGCGCTGCGCGCCATCGAGAGGATGCGGCTGCCGCAGGCCGAACTCTTGACGCGCCGGCACCGGCCCGATCCGAGGGGCTTGCGGCTCGACCTGCGCCGGACGCTGCGCGCGTCCCTACGCACCGGCGGCGACATCATCGACCTCCACCGCCTCGGGCGGATCGAGAAGCCGGCACCGATCGTGGCGCTGCTCGACATCTCCGGCTCGATGAGCGAGTACACCCGCCTGTTCCTGCATTTCCTCCATGCCATCACCGATGCGCGCAAGCGCGTCTCGGTGTTCCTGTTCGGCACGCGCCTGACCAACGTCACCCGTGCGCTGCGCCAGCGCGATCCCGACGAGGCGCTGGCAAGCTGCTCGGCCGCGGTGGAGGACTGGGCCGGCGGCACCCGCATTGCGACCTCGCTGCACAACTTCAACAAATTGTGGGCGCGGCGCGTGCTGAGCCAGGGCGCTATCGTGCTGCTGATCTCGGATGGGCTGGAGCGGGAGGCCGATTCCAAGCTCGCCTTCGAGATGGACCGGCTGCACCGTTCCTGCCGGCGGCTGATCTGGCTGAACCCGCTTCTGCGGTTTGGCGGCTTCGAGGCCAAGGCGCAGGGCATTAAAATGATGCTCCCGCACGTTGACGAATTCCGCCCCGTGCATAATTTGAGTTCGATCCAGGAGCTGATCAAAACGCTCTCCCAGCCGCTGCCGCCGCATCATCGCAGCCTGATCCGCTCCGCAGCTTGA
- the pcaD gene encoding 3-oxoadipate enol-lactonase gives MPMIDADGCLINVSVEGRDGGPTLMLSNSLGCTLQMWEPQMKALTQVFRVIRYDRRGHGKSNVPPGPYSMERFGRDVLAILDDLNIEKVHWCGLSMGGMVGQWLGANAPERLGKIVLANTSCYYAEPTKWLERIQAVKEGGIAAVADAVLGGWLTADFREREPQIAAKMKSMLLASPVEGYLACCEALSTLDQRELLPKIKSPTLVIAGRHDMATPISAGELIRSRIPGASMTIVDAAHISNVEQPHAFTDAVVGFLTQR, from the coding sequence ATGCCCATGATCGATGCCGACGGTTGCCTGATCAACGTCTCCGTCGAAGGCCGCGACGGCGGACCGACTCTGATGCTCTCCAACTCGCTCGGCTGCACGCTGCAGATGTGGGAGCCGCAAATGAAGGCGTTGACGCAGGTGTTCCGCGTCATCCGCTACGACCGCCGCGGCCACGGCAAGTCGAACGTGCCGCCGGGTCCCTATTCGATGGAGCGCTTCGGCCGTGACGTGCTCGCGATCCTCGACGATCTCAACATCGAGAAGGTGCATTGGTGCGGCCTGTCGATGGGCGGCATGGTCGGCCAGTGGTTGGGTGCAAACGCGCCGGAGCGGCTCGGCAAGATCGTCCTTGCCAACACCTCCTGCTACTATGCCGAGCCGACCAAATGGCTGGAGCGCATCCAGGCGGTGAAGGAAGGCGGCATCGCGGCGGTCGCCGATGCCGTGCTCGGCGGCTGGCTGACGGCCGATTTCCGCGAGCGCGAGCCGCAGATCGCCGCGAAGATGAAGTCGATGCTGCTCGCCTCCCCCGTCGAGGGCTATCTCGCCTGCTGCGAGGCGCTGTCGACACTCGACCAGCGTGAGCTATTGCCGAAGATCAAGAGCCCGACGCTGGTGATCGCCGGCCGCCACGACATGGCGACACCGATCTCGGCCGGCGAGCTGATCCGCAGCAGGATTCCCGGCGCGAGCATGACCATCGTCGACGCCGCCCACATTTCCAACGTCGAGCAGCCGCATGCATTTACCGACGCGGTGGTCGGCTTCTTGACGCAGCGCTGA
- a CDS encoding xanthine dehydrogenase family protein subunit M, producing the protein MYEFKYHRPGTVRQAANLLVKNEDAKVIAGGHTLIPVMKQRLASPPHLVDLSYIEGLDTIEMKGRSLVIGATARHADVASSAIVGEAIPALASLAGGIGDPAVRHKGTIGGSLANNDPTADYPAAVLALGATIVTNKRRLKAEEYFQGLFSTALEADEIITKVMFPLPKKAAYVKFRNQASRYALVGVFVARRPSDVRVAITGAGSEGVFRVTAFEEALKKRFSSKVLDGINVPAEGLNSDIHGSAEYRAHLIGVLTRRAVDAANVKE; encoded by the coding sequence ATGTACGAATTCAAATATCATCGTCCCGGGACCGTGCGGCAGGCGGCCAATCTCCTGGTGAAGAACGAAGACGCCAAGGTGATCGCCGGCGGCCACACCCTGATTCCCGTCATGAAGCAGCGGCTCGCGAGCCCGCCGCATCTGGTCGACCTCTCCTACATCGAAGGGCTCGACACGATCGAGATGAAGGGCCGCTCGCTGGTGATCGGTGCCACCGCCAGGCACGCCGACGTCGCGAGCTCGGCCATTGTCGGCGAGGCGATCCCGGCGCTTGCGAGCCTTGCCGGCGGCATCGGCGATCCGGCCGTGCGTCACAAGGGCACGATCGGAGGCTCGCTCGCCAACAATGATCCGACGGCGGACTATCCGGCCGCGGTCCTCGCGCTCGGCGCAACCATCGTCACCAACAAGCGCCGCCTCAAGGCCGAAGAGTATTTCCAGGGGCTGTTCTCGACCGCATTGGAGGCCGACGAGATCATCACCAAGGTGATGTTCCCGCTGCCGAAGAAGGCGGCCTACGTCAAATTCCGTAACCAGGCCTCGCGCTACGCGTTGGTGGGCGTGTTCGTCGCCCGCCGTCCGTCCGACGTGCGCGTCGCGATCACCGGCGCAGGCTCCGAAGGCGTGTTCCGCGTCACCGCGTTCGAGGAGGCGCTGAAGAAGCGCTTCTCCTCGAAGGTGCTGGATGGCATCAACGTGCCGGCGGAGGGCCTGAACAGCGACATCCATGGCAGCGCCGAGTACCGCGCGCATCTGATCGGCGTGCTGACGCGGCGGGCCGTCGACGCTGCCAATGTCAAGGAATGA
- a CDS encoding branched-chain amino acid ABC transporter permease LivH (LivHMGF is the membrane component of the LIV-I/LS branched-chain amino acid transporter) yields MDYFTQQLINGLVLGSIYGLIAIGYTMVYGIVGMINFAHGDIFMIGGFIALITFLILISIGLTAIPVILLVVLLVSMAITALYGWTIERIAYRPLRHSFRLAPMLSAIGMSFVLTNYSQVAQGARVKPIPPFITGGYTLHESPDGFVIQLSNIQIMVVITTIVLLAIFTWLVSRTRLGRDMRACEQDQTMAALLGVNVDRTISMTFVIGAALAAVAGLMYLLYYGLVDFFMGFVAGIKAFTAAVLGGIGSLPGAMLGGLAIGLIETFWSAYFSVEYKDVAAFSILIVVLIFMPTGLLGRPEVEKV; encoded by the coding sequence ATGGATTATTTCACCCAGCAGCTCATCAACGGCCTCGTGCTCGGCTCGATCTACGGCCTGATCGCGATCGGCTACACGATGGTCTACGGCATCGTCGGCATGATCAATTTCGCCCATGGCGACATCTTCATGATCGGCGGCTTCATCGCCCTGATCACCTTCCTGATCCTGATCTCGATCGGCCTGACCGCGATCCCGGTGATCCTGCTGGTCGTGCTGCTGGTCTCGATGGCGATCACCGCGCTCTATGGCTGGACCATCGAGCGCATCGCCTACCGGCCGCTGCGCCATTCCTTCCGCCTCGCCCCGATGCTGTCGGCGATCGGCATGTCGTTCGTGCTGACCAATTACTCGCAAGTCGCGCAGGGCGCCCGCGTCAAGCCGATCCCGCCCTTCATCACCGGCGGCTACACGCTGCATGAAAGCCCCGACGGCTTCGTGATCCAGCTCTCCAACATCCAGATCATGGTGGTCATCACCACCATCGTGCTGCTGGCGATCTTCACCTGGCTGGTCTCGCGCACCCGGCTCGGGCGCGACATGCGCGCCTGCGAGCAGGACCAGACCATGGCGGCGCTGCTCGGCGTAAACGTCGACCGCACCATCTCCATGACCTTCGTGATCGGCGCGGCGCTCGCCGCCGTCGCGGGCCTGATGTACCTGCTCTATTACGGCCTGGTCGATTTCTTCATGGGGTTCGTCGCCGGCATCAAGGCCTTCACCGCGGCCGTGCTCGGCGGCATCGGCTCGCTGCCGGGCGCGATGCTGGGCGGGCTCGCAATCGGCCTGATCGAGACGTTCTGGTCGGCCTATTTCTCCGTGGAGTACAAGGACGTCGCCGCGTTCTCGATCCTCATCGTCGTCCTGATCTTCATGCCGACCGGCCTGCTCGGTCGTCCCGAAGTCGAAAAAGTCTGA
- a CDS encoding carboxymuconolactone decarboxylase family protein gives MDDQKRRDAGMNVRRKVLGNAWVDKSIANRNAFNTDFQDLITRYAWGEIWTRPHFDERTRRVLVIGTMVALGQWDEFRLHVRAALAEGGFTADDIKEILLHQAIYCGVPAANHAVKEASAIVQELGLLKT, from the coding sequence ATGGACGACCAGAAGCGCCGCGATGCCGGCATGAATGTGCGCCGCAAGGTGCTGGGCAATGCCTGGGTCGACAAGTCGATCGCCAACCGCAACGCCTTCAACACCGACTTCCAGGACCTGATCACCCGCTATGCCTGGGGCGAGATCTGGACCCGGCCGCATTTCGACGAACGCACGAGGCGGGTGCTGGTGATCGGCACGATGGTCGCGCTCGGACAATGGGACGAATTCCGCCTGCACGTGCGCGCCGCGCTCGCCGAGGGCGGCTTCACCGCCGACGACATCAAGGAAATCCTGTTGCACCAGGCGATCTATTGCGGCGTGCCGGCGGCGAACCACGCCGTGAAGGAAGCCTCAGCGATTGTGCAGGAGCTCGGCCTGCTCAAGACCTAG